Proteins encoded within one genomic window of Phototrophicus methaneseepsis:
- a CDS encoding DUF4038 domain-containing protein produces MKPLNDYSHIRGVCHNPSPDGQLEQLEKEMGYCQRLQLNALRFWMDMETWEKEGDRYFDMLDQFMRTAWRYSVSSMPILWNGNFIREWRDPDKAWYARAEAYASAFIDRFRDEPFILMWDVISEPFCNDYMNHSPAEEYEVRFDHLRRYIRRLCDIVRKCDAEGCMTVGHESVSHCVSSNDLVDVISFHDYLTTRHEIENAILAAEAMGEEWGKPILNTETGCVGRANPYEVELELLQKHNIGFYLFNLVSEGFWGDIHGLVYPDGTIRDPSVIAALFGFFRNRTESRILVNANKEGHAYRAVQAVEDVLRVEQTTLFMQKPRTSDDILEAAEYCVNILECAEMVPMWDAPSAKIAIWRAQPEEERDIHAIRRFAYDMANLVRENCLF; encoded by the coding sequence GTGAAACCTTTGAATGATTATTCTCATATTCGTGGCGTGTGCCATAATCCGAGCCCGGATGGTCAACTTGAACAGCTAGAAAAAGAGATGGGTTATTGCCAGCGGCTGCAATTAAACGCGTTGCGCTTCTGGATGGATATGGAAACATGGGAGAAAGAGGGCGATCGCTATTTTGATATGCTGGATCAATTCATGCGCACTGCGTGGCGCTATAGTGTTTCCAGTATGCCTATATTATGGAATGGCAATTTTATCCGTGAATGGCGTGATCCTGACAAAGCCTGGTATGCTCGTGCAGAAGCTTATGCCAGTGCGTTTATTGATCGCTTCCGTGATGAGCCATTCATCCTCATGTGGGACGTCATCAGCGAGCCTTTCTGCAACGATTATATGAATCATAGCCCCGCTGAAGAGTACGAGGTGCGATTTGATCATCTTCGCCGCTATATCCGCCGACTTTGCGATATTGTCCGCAAATGCGATGCCGAAGGGTGTATGACCGTTGGGCATGAGTCTGTCTCTCATTGTGTATCGTCAAATGATCTGGTGGATGTCATCAGCTTCCATGATTACCTCACGACACGTCACGAAATTGAGAATGCAATCTTAGCTGCTGAGGCTATGGGTGAGGAGTGGGGTAAACCCATCCTGAACACTGAAACGGGCTGTGTCGGGCGCGCCAATCCTTATGAAGTCGAATTGGAATTGTTGCAGAAGCACAATATCGGTTTTTATCTCTTTAATCTGGTTAGCGAAGGTTTTTGGGGCGATATTCACGGCCTCGTATATCCTGATGGTACGATCCGTGACCCTTCCGTTATTGCTGCTTTATTCGGCTTTTTCCGTAATCGCACAGAGAGCCGGATTCTGGTCAATGCGAATAAGGAAGGGCATGCTTACCGCGCTGTACAGGCCGTAGAAGATGTGCTGCGCGTGGAGCAGACGACGTTGTTTATGCAAAAGCCCAGAACAAGCGATGATATTCTTGAGGCAGCAGAATATTGCGTCAACATCCTTGAATGTGCTGAAATGGTCCCCATGTGGGATGCTCCCAGCGCGAAGATTGCTATCTGGCGTGCCCAGCCGGAAGAGGAACGCGATATTCATGCGATTCGTCGTTTTGCTTACGATATGGCGAATTTAGTGCGCGAAAACTGCCTGTTCTGA
- a CDS encoding MarR family winged helix-turn-helix transcriptional regulator produces MKNAILTEQQSLIWSSYQRMRTRLTGRLNRELAQQTGLSEADYEILTALIESPEPLRALALRCGLEWEKSRLSHQLRRMETRGLLTREECIEDNRGTVIHVTAAGRELAEQAKQVYDEAVQRFVIDVLTPNQLEVLGTIAETLLDQLEEPHQS; encoded by the coding sequence ATGAAAAACGCCATCCTTACAGAACAGCAATCCCTCATCTGGTCAAGTTATCAGCGTATGCGCACCCGTCTTACGGGGCGGCTGAACCGTGAATTGGCCCAGCAAACAGGGTTGTCGGAAGCAGATTACGAAATACTCACTGCGCTTATAGAATCGCCTGAGCCGCTCAGGGCCCTTGCTTTGCGTTGTGGCTTGGAGTGGGAAAAAAGCCGTCTTTCACATCAACTGCGGCGTATGGAAACGCGGGGCTTACTCACGCGTGAAGAATGTATTGAAGATAATCGAGGAACTGTGATTCACGTCACAGCGGCAGGGCGGGAACTCGCTGAACAAGCTAAGCAGGTTTATGATGAGGCTGTACAGCGTTTTGTTATTGATGTCCTGACCCCGAATCAGCTAGAGGTACTCGGCACCATTGCGGAAACTCTGCTGGATCAGCTAGAGGAACCGCATCAGTCCTAG
- a CDS encoding AfsR/SARP family transcriptional regulator, with translation MNTKNSMLTNQPHIRIVLFGPPQIFINGKPGYLKRRKSYELLAYLAVNKRPYSREYLASLLWPDVPDKTASTRLRNLLTDIRSVITDDNLICEGDVVILDNSIEVDVQQFEASAQPFYEGQNRGLSPNTLRQLEQATHIYTDHFLSGFNSRDSAEFDDWKYIFSEKYFNIVLGMFAALANHYFVHSQAQEMYSVVQRWLSFEPLSEEAHRLLIKLYLKHNRPDKALHQYHMLARMLERQEGVQPLPETMELYEVIRSFRTNTHHAVHAVN, from the coding sequence ATGAATACAAAAAACAGCATGCTCACAAATCAGCCGCACATTCGTATCGTCCTGTTTGGTCCACCACAAATTTTTATAAACGGGAAGCCAGGTTATCTTAAACGTCGTAAATCCTATGAGCTCCTTGCGTATCTTGCAGTCAACAAACGCCCCTACTCACGGGAATATCTTGCGAGCTTGCTATGGCCCGACGTACCGGATAAAACAGCATCAACAAGGTTACGAAACCTACTCACAGACATTCGATCCGTCATCACAGATGACAACCTGATTTGCGAAGGTGATGTTGTTATTCTTGATAACTCTATAGAAGTGGATGTCCAGCAGTTCGAAGCAAGTGCGCAGCCCTTCTACGAAGGCCAAAATCGGGGTTTATCTCCGAATACGCTTCGTCAGCTTGAGCAAGCAACGCATATCTATACAGATCATTTTCTGAGTGGCTTCAACAGCCGCGACTCAGCGGAGTTTGACGACTGGAAATACATATTTTCAGAAAAGTATTTCAATATCGTCCTGGGTATGTTCGCAGCTTTAGCCAACCATTACTTTGTGCATTCACAGGCGCAAGAGATGTATAGTGTCGTCCAAAGATGGTTATCCTTTGAGCCGCTCTCAGAAGAAGCCCACCGCCTGCTCATCAAGCTTTATCTAAAGCATAACCGCCCGGATAAAGCGCTGCATCAATATCATATGCTAGCTCGCATGCTGGAGCGTCAAGAAGGTGTGCAACCACTACCGGAAACAATGGAACTGTATGAAGTTATACGCAGCTTCCGCACAAACACGCATCATGCCGTTCACGCAGTAAACTAG
- a CDS encoding SBBP repeat-containing protein has product MVGAQKGLIIGILTIILLGSISYIELSAEEDILNQETNLVADRILSTYGQLPIYFEANEGQVNDQVRYMARTSGYTLFLTENQAVFSLEMEEANASFDAVAHAAGRYGLQLNFEGANPHPSLVGESLQEGISSYFIGSREEWHTSIAHYGKVRYQQLYDGIDAIFYGNPQQLQYDFEIAPYADPSQIQLAFDPVENLTLTEEGSLLLDIGSQTLTMRAPYSYQMVDGVETVVESRFAISGETVHFVLGQYDESLSLTIDPVLIYASFVGGTANDIAYGVDVDSSGNAYIVGMTTSNEANFPVTVGPDLTWNGNFGGDAFIKKLNAAGTAIIYAGYIGGSGGDIGYAVAVDASGNAYVTGHTGSSEATFPVTGGPVLTHPGGNTAFVAKVNASGASLDYAGYIATTNGRAIAVDASGNAYVTGSIGGSIGVHKVNAAGTGFVYQYNVGSGTGRGIAVDASGSAYVTGQIGTNAVVAKVNAAGNATDYLTTLGGSSTDNGLGIAVDSSGNAYVAGETQSTNFPTVGSLDTTYGGGTRDGFVAKLDASGNTVYSAFLGGSSFDAASGVVVDSNGNAYVTGQTSSTQATFPVVGGPDLTKNGASGGDAFITMINASGTAYVYSGYIGGAGNEYGYTIAMDSLRNVYIVGISASNDGTFPDGDGPGSIPGYSPSYIGGLNDGFIAKVSYPILVEFSATTASSVEGNSGTSAVSSPTLLVSGGNLASAITLEILLTDGTATLADSDYSQTSATVTIPAADYTTVQSISIPVAALGIVGDTTDEPDEDFTLGIQNIGTGVVIGDANNDLTTISTTTYTILNDDSVSFNVEFSAATASGLEGDSGTSSVTAPTLLVSGGVLASPATVDLALTDGTATLADSDYSQTSATITIPAADYTTVQSVSIPVTALSITGDTTDELDETLSLALQNPSTGFAIGDADSDTATTSTATYTIFNDDSLTFNVEFSAATASGLEGDSGSSAVTGPTLLVSGGVLASPATVDLTLTDGTATLADSDYAQTAASITIPAGDYTTVQSVAIPAAALSIVGDADVEADESLSLALQNPSTGLSIGDANSDTATTSTATYTILNDDGVTFSVEFSAATASGLEGDSGTSAIVSPTLLVSGGVIASPATVDLILTDGTATLADNDYIQTTATITIPAGDYTTVQSVAIPAAALSIVGDTNAEFDETLTLALQNASAGFGIGDADGDMTVISTAVYTITSDDEEPAETASGGASIDVFDPAISKLGFLVPGQTGVSGEQLEWIVTVSNNGGTAGTNIVVTDTVNADLRINSVEVPEGVTSDIEGQVVTVTIPALNPGQSINFSIFTTTLQGASVSNTACLMADNYGTSLCSTGSSVNQLPSTGESPWSGWRLPLMSFFSVMGVVVMLVWGVMNRS; this is encoded by the coding sequence ATGGTGGGGGCACAAAAAGGCCTTATTATAGGGATTTTAACGATAATATTACTCGGTTCAATTTCTTATATTGAGCTGTCGGCTGAAGAAGATATACTAAACCAAGAAACAAACCTGGTCGCTGATCGTATCCTTTCCACTTACGGTCAACTACCAATCTACTTTGAAGCCAACGAAGGCCAGGTTAACGATCAAGTTCGTTATATGGCTCGCACAAGTGGCTATACGCTCTTCTTAACTGAAAATCAAGCTGTTTTCTCCCTGGAAATGGAAGAAGCAAACGCTTCTTTTGATGCTGTTGCGCATGCTGCTGGGAGATATGGCTTACAACTTAACTTCGAAGGGGCGAACCCACATCCTTCATTAGTGGGGGAATCGCTTCAAGAAGGTATCAGCAGCTATTTTATTGGCTCTCGTGAAGAGTGGCACACAAGCATTGCACACTATGGCAAAGTGCGGTACCAGCAACTTTATGATGGTATTGATGCTATTTTCTACGGCAATCCTCAACAACTACAGTACGATTTTGAGATTGCCCCATACGCAGACCCCTCACAGATCCAACTGGCATTTGACCCTGTAGAGAACCTTACCTTAACAGAGGAGGGCAGCCTGCTACTGGACATTGGCTCACAGACGCTAACAATGCGCGCTCCCTACAGCTATCAAATGGTTGATGGTGTCGAAACAGTTGTTGAAAGTCGCTTTGCTATCTCTGGTGAGACGGTGCACTTTGTGCTGGGCCAATATGATGAAAGCTTATCGCTTACAATTGATCCCGTTTTGATATATGCCTCCTTTGTGGGTGGTACGGCGAATGATATTGCGTATGGGGTCGATGTTGATAGCAGCGGCAACGCCTACATTGTAGGAATGACAACTTCGAACGAAGCTAACTTTCCCGTGACAGTCGGTCCTGATCTGACGTGGAACGGTAACTTTGGCGGTGATGCATTTATCAAGAAGTTAAATGCCGCTGGTACTGCCATTATTTATGCGGGATATATTGGCGGTAGTGGTGGTGATATTGGCTATGCTGTAGCCGTTGATGCAAGCGGTAATGCGTATGTGACAGGGCACACTGGGTCAAGTGAAGCGACTTTCCCGGTTACAGGCGGGCCAGTTCTGACGCATCCTGGAGGGAATACAGCTTTTGTCGCCAAAGTCAATGCATCTGGTGCGAGCTTGGATTACGCGGGTTATATTGCGACGACAAATGGCCGGGCGATTGCGGTTGATGCAAGCGGTAATGCGTATGTGACGGGTTCCATTGGTGGTAGTATCGGCGTTCATAAGGTAAATGCCGCTGGGACTGGCTTCGTCTATCAATACAATGTCGGTTCGGGCACAGGGCGCGGTATCGCTGTTGATGCGTCCGGTAGTGCTTATGTGACCGGACAAATCGGCACAAACGCCGTCGTTGCCAAAGTCAATGCGGCGGGTAATGCGACGGATTATTTAACGACATTAGGTGGTTCTAGCACAGATAATGGCCTGGGTATTGCCGTCGATAGCAGCGGCAACGCTTATGTTGCGGGTGAGACGCAATCGACAAATTTCCCGACAGTTGGCAGCCTGGATACCACTTATGGTGGAGGGACGCGAGATGGCTTTGTCGCGAAGCTAGATGCGTCTGGGAATACTGTCTATTCAGCCTTCCTGGGCGGTAGTAGTTTTGATGCTGCCTCCGGCGTTGTCGTGGATAGTAATGGCAATGCGTATGTGACCGGGCAAACATCGTCGACTCAGGCGACTTTCCCTGTAGTTGGTGGCCCGGATTTGACAAAAAATGGTGCCAGTGGTGGCGATGCGTTCATCACCATGATTAACGCTAGTGGCACCGCTTATGTTTACTCTGGCTACATCGGCGGTGCGGGTAACGAATATGGTTATACCATTGCTATGGATAGCCTCCGGAATGTGTATATTGTTGGTATAAGCGCGAGCAATGATGGCACCTTCCCGGATGGCGATGGCCCCGGTTCAATCCCAGGCTATTCACCTTCCTATATTGGTGGCCTCAATGATGGGTTTATCGCAAAGGTATCTTATCCTATCCTGGTAGAGTTCAGTGCTACAACGGCATCCAGCGTGGAGGGCAATAGTGGTACCAGCGCGGTTTCTTCGCCGACTTTATTGGTTAGCGGTGGTAACCTGGCTAGTGCAATCACGCTGGAAATTTTACTCACAGATGGGACCGCAACACTGGCTGATAGTGATTACAGCCAGACTTCGGCAACCGTAACCATCCCGGCTGCGGATTACACCACCGTTCAGAGTATCTCTATCCCGGTCGCAGCATTGGGTATCGTCGGTGACACGACGGATGAACCTGATGAAGATTTTACATTGGGCATTCAAAATATAGGCACAGGGGTTGTCATTGGCGACGCCAATAATGATCTGACGACAATATCGACCACAACCTATACCATCCTCAATGACGACAGCGTAAGCTTTAATGTCGAATTCAGCGCGGCGACGGCTTCTGGCCTGGAAGGGGATAGTGGGACTTCATCTGTGACAGCGCCGACATTGTTGGTCAGTGGTGGTGTGCTGGCAAGTCCTGCAACTGTGGACCTCGCTTTGACTGACGGCACGGCGACATTGGCGGATAGCGACTATAGCCAGACTTCTGCAACGATCACCATACCGGCTGCGGATTATACGACAGTACAGAGTGTGTCGATCCCTGTGACTGCATTGAGTATTACCGGTGATACGACGGATGAACTGGACGAAACCTTGTCGCTGGCACTGCAGAACCCCAGTACGGGTTTCGCTATTGGCGATGCGGACAGCGATACCGCGACGACTTCCACAGCGACCTATACGATCTTCAATGATGACAGCCTGACGTTCAATGTCGAATTCAGCGCGGCGACGGCTTCTGGCCTGGAAGGGGATAGTGGGTCATCAGCCGTGACAGGACCGACATTATTGGTCAGTGGTGGTGTGTTGGCAAGTCCTGCGACAGTGGACCTCACTTTGACAGATGGCACGGCGACGCTGGCGGATAGCGATTATGCTCAAACGGCTGCGTCGATCACGATACCGGCTGGCGATTACACAACCGTGCAGAGTGTGGCGATTCCTGCTGCTGCGCTAAGTATTGTCGGTGATGCCGATGTTGAAGCAGATGAGAGCTTGTCGCTCGCGTTACAGAACCCCAGTACGGGCTTGAGCATTGGCGATGCCAATAGTGATACAGCAACCACGTCCACAGCGACCTATACGATTCTCAATGATGATGGGGTTACGTTTAGTGTGGAATTCAGTGCGGCAACGGCTTCTGGCCTGGAAGGGGACAGCGGGACATCTGCTATAGTCTCGCCGACGCTCTTGGTCAGTGGTGGGGTCATTGCAAGCCCTGCGACAGTAGACCTCATTTTGACAGATGGGACTGCAACGTTGGCTGATAATGACTATATTCAAACCACTGCGACGATCACAATACCGGCCGGCGATTACACAACCGTGCAGAGTGTGGCGATTCCTGCTGCTGCATTAAGTATTGTCGGTGATACAAATGCTGAATTTGATGAGACCCTGACCCTGGCCCTGCAAAATGCCAGTGCTGGGTTTGGCATCGGCGATGCAGATGGTGATATGACCGTTATCAGTACAGCAGTTTATACCATTACAAGCGATGATGAAGAACCTGCCGAGACAGCAAGTGGTGGGGCTTCGATAGATGTCTTTGACCCTGCAATCAGTAAGCTAGGTTTCCTGGTCCCAGGGCAGACAGGTGTCAGTGGGGAACAATTGGAATGGATCGTGACAGTTTCCAATAATGGCGGTACTGCTGGCACAAATATCGTCGTTACGGATACAGTCAACGCTGACTTACGAATCAACTCCGTGGAAGTGCCGGAAGGAGTTACTTCGGACATTGAGGGGCAAGTGGTAACGGTGACGATCCCTGCGTTGAACCCCGGACAAAGTATCAACTTCAGTATCTTTACGACGACTTTGCAGGGGGCGAGCGTCAGTAACACGGCCTGCCTGATGGCTGATAATTATGGAACGTCACTCTGTTCTACGGGCTCTTCAGTGAATCAGCTCCCATCGACTGGCGAAAGCCCATGGTCTGGCTGGCGTTTGCCCCTTATGAGCTTCTTCAGTGTCATGGGGGTTGTCGTGATGCTTGTGTGGGGTGTGATGAACCGCAGCTAA
- a CDS encoding cohesin domain-containing protein, with the protein MAQAQSTPIVEINLSQPQAHQGDTVSASIYIRNAQNIGGADIGMMVDETCLKIVGLQRGAFLSGSGNDSLFEVINQVNDHDARFAAALTDRTKVGTGTGNFYHITLEVICEQGIAPLNITFAELSAYKDPSASEIELTAYTLASGNLEIHNTELEVIPGSLEVEELGLEQISDRTEPASGATEEKTLATSQNPADLHQDTNILAIIVPLWCTSMMLILLAMFVVRRKKRRQVSEH; encoded by the coding sequence ATGGCACAGGCACAATCAACTCCCATCGTCGAAATTAACCTGAGTCAGCCACAGGCTCACCAGGGCGATACAGTCAGTGCTAGCATTTATATCCGCAACGCTCAGAATATTGGTGGTGCAGATATTGGCATGATGGTTGACGAAACATGCTTGAAAATCGTAGGCCTTCAGAGAGGAGCCTTTTTATCTGGATCAGGTAACGATAGCCTATTTGAAGTTATCAACCAGGTAAACGACCACGATGCACGCTTTGCAGCAGCCCTGACAGATCGCACAAAAGTAGGCACAGGGACAGGCAATTTCTATCATATAACCCTGGAAGTCATTTGCGAGCAGGGTATTGCCCCTTTGAATATCACATTCGCTGAACTCAGCGCTTACAAAGACCCTTCTGCCAGCGAAATCGAACTCACTGCTTATACGCTCGCCTCGGGTAATTTAGAGATCCACAATACAGAGTTAGAAGTCATTCCAGGGTCGCTTGAAGTCGAAGAGCTCGGCCTGGAACAAATCAGTGATCGTACAGAACCCGCGTCAGGTGCCACAGAAGAGAAAACCCTCGCTACCAGCCAGAATCCGGCAGATTTACATCAGGATACCAACATACTCGCCATCATTGTGCCTCTTTGGTGCACAAGCATGATGCTTATCCTATTAGCTATGTTTGTCGTCAGGCGCAAAAAGCGGCGGCAGGTTTCAGAGCATTGA
- a CDS encoding dockerin type I domain-containing protein: MNLRESQIAKTYRDMRWNVLFCMGALLVVWVCSFAFAEDGASDENLSTTEVIPLTMTLQSTPDVPVSTPTALPTNAPTIAPTLAPTIQPTQTSIAPTLIPTETTLIQATATVTSLPTQTESIPQPTLDSPALDNPAMTPTALSEIDITPVAITEALTETPTQTWDGITQPTASTEATSIPTSTPFVDVSGLTPTMTLDVTTPINPGIMANAAHLPLNTTFSFMITAQGLTDIKSLELACQVDPSKLRGRLSTAGELFSVAHDISNESGFMEDGHYSVMATLQEASPSLHETRILWILDYETIAAGQTQVMCEIGMYDAENQPLPLSMQRVTFTLNIDSETSAPPTETLEQITTIEATPTSGITPTIEITPTSLPVATVPPTPTGIPLSRLHGQILSYNPSMVARISSATGTQDVVVQADGSFTLELPQGTYELTVTAPQHLPHTQSFILIEPDMSLQAIMLTAGDLDGNGTIDQQDLDIIRACYGQLTSSAPAAFDLNQDSIIDIYDLAIISSNMS; encoded by the coding sequence ATGAACCTGAGAGAAAGCCAAATCGCCAAAACCTATCGCGACATGCGCTGGAACGTCCTGTTTTGTATGGGCGCATTACTTGTGGTATGGGTATGTTCTTTCGCATTCGCAGAAGACGGCGCATCAGATGAAAACCTATCCACAACGGAGGTGATACCTCTGACAATGACGCTGCAATCAACGCCCGACGTGCCTGTCAGCACGCCAACAGCACTGCCTACAAACGCGCCAACAATAGCCCCAACACTGGCCCCCACGATCCAGCCGACGCAAACATCTATTGCGCCAACATTAATACCTACAGAGACAACACTCATTCAGGCAACAGCGACCGTAACCAGCTTACCCACACAAACGGAATCCATCCCGCAGCCGACGCTGGATAGTCCGGCACTGGACAATCCAGCCATGACACCAACAGCGTTATCAGAGATAGATATCACACCGGTAGCGATCACAGAAGCATTGACAGAGACGCCGACACAAACATGGGATGGCATTACGCAGCCAACAGCAAGCACAGAAGCAACATCGATACCAACTTCAACACCATTCGTTGATGTGAGTGGCCTAACACCCACCATGACACTAGATGTCACAACGCCTATCAATCCGGGCATTATGGCGAATGCCGCGCACTTGCCCCTCAATACGACATTTTCATTCATGATCACAGCACAAGGATTAACAGACATCAAGTCTCTGGAGTTGGCTTGCCAGGTAGACCCATCCAAATTACGCGGTCGCCTCTCTACAGCGGGGGAATTATTCTCAGTCGCCCATGACATCAGCAACGAAAGCGGCTTTATGGAAGATGGCCACTATTCAGTCATGGCGACGCTCCAAGAAGCATCCCCTTCCCTTCATGAGACGCGCATCCTATGGATTCTTGATTATGAAACCATCGCTGCTGGACAAACCCAGGTCATGTGCGAGATTGGCATGTACGATGCAGAAAACCAGCCGCTGCCATTGAGCATGCAGCGCGTCACATTCACACTCAACATTGATTCTGAAACATCGGCGCCACCGACCGAGACCCTGGAACAAATCACAACGATTGAGGCTACCCCTACCTCTGGCATCACACCCACCATAGAGATCACTCCAACATCCCTACCTGTAGCAACCGTTCCGCCTACGCCAACCGGGATACCATTGTCGCGGCTGCATGGGCAGATTTTGTCATACAATCCATCTATGGTCGCAAGAATCAGCAGCGCTACAGGAACCCAGGATGTGGTCGTACAGGCGGATGGCAGCTTTACGCTGGAACTACCACAAGGGACCTATGAATTAACCGTGACGGCTCCGCAACATCTTCCTCATACGCAATCATTTATCTTGATCGAACCGGATATGTCGCTTCAGGCCATTATGCTCACAGCCGGGGACCTGGATGGCAATGGCACCATTGATCAGCAGGACCTTGATATCATCCGAGCGTGTTATGGTCAGCTCACGTCATCAGCACCGGCAGCGTTTGATCTCAATCAAGACAGCATCATCGATATTTACGACCTTGCTATCATCAGCAGCAACATGTCGTAA